Genomic segment of Salvia splendens isolate huo1 chromosome 12, SspV2, whole genome shotgun sequence:
gtgggaaaaaaaCTTTGTGTAACGCAGATCCTACTagttatatattagttttataataaaatgtgaaagtTAATAAGTTCACATATTTTAGCGAAAGAACTTTGAAtgtaagaccatccacaatgccgcccGGGCGACCGCCcagcggttcgctgggcggttcgctgggcggtctattgcagtcgcccagcgggcgaatggagagagaaaccgcgcagcgctgggcggtcgcgtggcgctgggcggtgcgctgggcggtcccctcggcgctattgcagcgcccggatcgcccagcgcaccacctagcgcgaaatttaatttgtttttttttcgaaacactatatatacgcgctttgctcgtcattttcattcgcaccacttgttttaacgagtactctctctatcttaatttctgtacaagatcaacaggggaaatggatctcaacaacgagcctagttccgggtgtagcgggtcacaaacttcGTCGATctccgtgggaagtggatggggtcagatgcccgggcactacaacatgtacccgtggatattatgtggctaagctatggctgagctattgctgggctatttgcttgttttgatgatgtagcagttggatttttagtgttgatgatatggcagtggctaggctattcctattgtggatggtctaagtaGAGATATTGAAATAAATGGAGTTACGTAGATGAAGATGACTAAGTGACATGACATCTTTTGTCCCTTTGGAGTAGATGAATAGGCGACATCACAAATTCATTGTCCAACACTTTGAGGGGGGAAATTTCCCCATCGATATCTTGTAGTAGGTGGAAGATATATTCTTTTACCAAAGAATTATCATCTCCGCAATTATTCACTCACCAAATAACAACACTATTAATGTAATCACATAAATAATCTTATAAACATTATCAGCCCTCCAAAATACAAAGTCGATATTAGCAATGTGTGCCACTATCATAGACACAAAGTAGTAGGAAAAACCGGTAAAGAACTCGGTATCAAGATCAAAGCAGCAAATCATGATTTCTCCTCAAAATCAGAGATGTTTCTCCATCGACCCTCCTCCCCCTAGTGTCTATACATGATATGACCCGGAAACATTTAAAATCTTATACTGCCCAGCTTACTCCAAATCCAAATATCGACCTATGGCATAGATAAACAAACGAGGAAGACCAACATATTCACGAGTGACTGGATTGCATACAAAAAGAATATTAGCGGCTCCATTAAAACTGTGCAGTCGTATCCTAAAGAGAAAACGTTGTAAATCATAATCCATTAATATTggaaaaaaaactaattttctAATTCTATTTAAAACTGACTAATCCTATtagattaataattttataattatggaATTCATTACGTATTATAGCATTTTAAAATCATGAATTTCCGATACCAAACTTTTCCTCTCAAAAATCATCTTTCTACTCTAATACTTatgtaagtattaaaattttTTGGTTGAATACAATTGTTCACTATATACCTTCATCTTTGGTTTTTCTCGATCGCTTTCACTTGTGTCCATTATTTTTAATTGGGACACCGAAACAGAAGACATTTTTTAAAGTATAGATGTTgtatttagaaacacaaattatgTCCTTAACAAAATGTCCTTAAAACATCTTTTTTTGTAATGagtatataatactccctctgtcccaaggtagatgtcacacttaggagatgacacgagattttaggaaatgttattttgtgtgttaagtggtgagagaaaatataattttataattgatgtgagagagaactttttccaaaaaaaaagaaatatgacgtcttttgtgggacaaactaaaaaggaaagtgtgacatctaccttgagagagagggagtatcatattttatttaatcaatttCCATATCATTTATATATACTTTAGTGGTCCAGATTCCAATGTCTAAATAAAGGAAACGTTAATCATATTATAAATAAAGATTCCAATGAAATAAAGCCAAAAACATGTAAGGATCTATTAgataaaaaatattacaataatCTATTAAAGGTACAGAAATGTTTAGCCTAATCATATGTCAATGCTTGAACATTATGAAAGCCCATTGTTTTGAGCGAAATAAAATTTGGGGTATAAATAGTGATATAGGAAGAAAGACATAACAATGGTTTAAGAAGACCACCTGTGGCTGTCACAGTTTCAGTATTTTTGGAGTATATAAATAGATGATTTTGTACTACAATCAACAAATCATCGTTTGCAAAAACTTTGAGCGGGAAAATAGGTGCATATATATCTAGTGGTTGGTAGAAGGCATATTTTTTTATCCAAGATTTGTCATCTCCATAGCCGTTCATACACCAAATAACAACAGAATCATCAAACTGCAAAATACCACAGAAGCATAGCTGGTCCTCCAATATAGATAGCCAATATTGTCCATCTAAAAATGCCAAATCTTCTTCACCAACATAATCACCATGAGGAAGAGAAATCATAGTAAAGCGCTCAGTTTCAAGATTAAAGCAACGACAAACCAAGAGATTCTCCCCATAATACCATTCCTCAGAATCATATCCCCTAAAAACGGGTTTTATGTAAACAGATGCCAACCAGTGAAGATTTCCGTTAAAAAATGCAGCAATTTCAAGGCGCGGTATATGTCTATCTGGTGGTCCTGTTGCGATGCTTCTCCACAACCCTTCTCCGCTTTCTAGTGTGTATATGTCGCAATAGGATGACCTACAGTCATCACTAACACATAAAATCTTATATTGTCTACTTAATTTGCTTACTCCAAATCCAAGTACCACTCCACAATGGCTAGAACGCTTATAACACATAAGTCTCTCTAAACGACGAGAAATTAGTTCCTTTAGAGGAGGGAGCTCGATACACTCACGAGTCATTGGATTGCATACCGAGAGAACATTATCACATCCATTCCTCACCAAAAGCAAACCATTAGCTGAATTAATTACGCCACGACGTTAACCTTTATTGCGACGAGGAAAGTTGAATCGGACAAGTGGCTGAAAGGTCTCGTCGCAGATTGCATACCCTAAACCATAATTGAAAGCCAGGCATGGTTTAGGAGTATACGACGTCGCAAAGTCACCCCCTTCTATCAGATCGCGCCATGGTTTGTAAACGCACTTAAACCTCATGATACTTCTAATCGGAAGTCTGCTTAGGATATCTTTGCATATTTCTTGCGGTACATACAAATCATCCTTCataaaagaataattcaaatattaagTGTTACTATAACTTAAGATAATTCTTGAAATaatgatataaaaataaataaataaataaataaataaaacctcGGGCTCTGAGAATGGTTTCAATTGGTCGTCCGCGACCAGATTTACActcatctttcttcttcttccgccACAATTTTGTACATGGAAAAATCAAGAATTTACAAAACTACATTTTaccaaaatcaatttttatatcaATCTATAAGCGATTAATCCTATTTTAAGTATATTTCTAATTGATATGATCGTATTTAGAGttcttataatatttttataatttattaatattggataaaatattcttttaattatatttagagCTGATTACTCCTATTAAATTAATCCTCTTACGtgtattattttgaaatttttaaataaataatttacaaTGATGCCAAACTTGTACCCAAAAAAACATCTTTCTACTCCAATTATGTACTAAGTAGTAAAATATtcatttgttgaattattgGCCGAAGATCATATTATATGCATGCGTGTATATTCTTCCCTTAATGAAGCATTCGATTAATTTTTGACTAATTTCTTAAAAAATCTTCCTTCACTTTTaccaaatcaatttttaaaatttatttatttcttattaaTCCTATTCTAACCGGGAAATGTTGTGAATCATGTAAAGTACTATATTTCTAATCGATATTATCGTATTTATAGTACTTATAATATTTTCATTATCCATAATATTGGAAAAACTATGCTTCTAAAATCTAAATTCTAATCATATTTAACTGACTACCCCTATTAAAGTAATCCTCTTATAATTTTGGAAGTAATTACGtatattattttgaaataaaataaagaatttgTAATAATATTAAACTTGTCCCCTTAAAAATCATATTACTACTCAAATTATGTtagtaataaaattatatttgtcGAATTATTGGCCAAAGATCATATTATTGCATTTTTGttattgtattttaatttaaaaacaatttttatagtGTTATATTTCATGTATTTTAAGTTTTCAAGGTCTGTGTATTTCATGAGTACGTCAATACAGACACAAGCATTACCAACACAATATATTATTGCATATTTTTGAAGAAGAATCGtaaaaagagagagaagtaGTGTCTAAATATATAGAGAAAGAGAGACCGGTGGAAACCAATCCCATAAGGGCTCGTTTGTTTTCCATGACGGTCTAACCTATGTTACAATATTGTAAACTCCAATCTCATGTTTAGGGTTGGAGTTAGTAATCACATACATTTGTTTGTTTGTACATACACGTATCTCACGTTTGTAAACACTCTATTTGGTATGAGGTAGCCAAACTGTAGATACACACATAAATTCACGAATTTATCCTCATTAATATTTCATAATTCCCAGATTGTCCTCATTCCCCCATTTTTGGGGCTGAACTAAAAATTTCGCACTAACCCTAACATGTGTGAAGAAGGTTGATGAGATGATGAACTCCTCTTCCACGACATCTTTTCCTCAGCAAAACACTTGATGAGATGATGGACCTCGTCTCTATTCCGCTGCTCTTGCATTAGATAATTGACCTGCGTCCGAGCTCTCTCAAGCTCAGCGTGCAGCGCTGACACCACCGACATGTGTGAAGAAGGTTGGTCTGCCTGATGAGCCCAAATGCAGCTGATGATTTCAGCTACTCTTTCGACATGGTCAAAGCGTTATTTACATTCTAAGGCGACTCCTACCGCCACTAACCGATCCACTCGAAGTCGGGGCCTCGACCAGACTCTTAATTCTGCAAGCCATGTTCATACTCAGGCAGTTGATGTATAGGATAATATTGAATTTCACCTCTCTGCACAACAAATTTGATGGGGAAAAAAGAATAGTACCTCCATATCAAATTGAGCATATTTTTACCTCCGTGAAATCGATGGTGTCTTCTTCTCACTAGCTATGCCACTTCGATCATCCTTCCACAAAATCCATATACTAATTTAGTTCATAATCTTATAAGTTCAGCATATGACaaggtttttttttctttctactcgTTGAAGTCTTCCAAATCCACAAGTTCGAATCACAAAATGAATAACATCATCCAGTCAAACACTACAACTAATCTTTCTTGAACCAATAATCACCAACTCCATCATGTCAAACAATACACAACAAATGACTCCTTAAATAAGAGAAATTCAAGATTTAAATAGAATATGTCAATGTGTGCACACAATGAAACAAACAAGAGGAAGTATAGCAGTTAAAAGAAGCATTGATCCACCTTGGAAGGTGTCAGGGTGTGCGAGAGATCGGACAAATGCGGCGGCGGCGAGACGGAGCTCGAGCGCAGCCCCCTATCCCATCCAAAGACTTTAATCTTAATCACATCCAATTTGCTTCAAAGGACAACAACTGAAATTGATTTAGAACGTAGTGTAATTGATATCTCATCATTAAGAAACACCACAACCTCCAAATTTTTGAGATTTTTGAGAAATAAATGAATCCAACCAAGGCTCCCTAGATTGATTTTGAAATCtgaattacaaaaaaaaataaattgtcaCGGCAAATGCAGCAAGTCTAATGACATCGAAATTAATTGAAAGGAACAACATAAAACCAATTTAGAACCTCATCTAATTTCCAAATCGATCAATTGCAAACACACAACCCTATCAATTACTGGAAAGATCACAGAAGAAATCTCATAGACATACACTCAAATAAAACCCCAACCATCGAATCTCGCAGACGTCTTAGTCGTTCTCTATCGCCCaattaatcaaaacaaaaaaaaggtcGTACCTGAAAATATGATTCGCCGCTCCTGGTAACTGCCTTTTGagaaaatttgaatttggcGTGAGGAATAGGGATGTAGATAGAAGAAGGTGGAGGGGCAATAAGGTCACAAGTACTTGGTAAAGCCAAACGGGAAAATTGTGATAATGCCTATCGCTGGCTTTTGTTGTGTTAGAGTTATCTAAAGAAGAGTAGTTAACTAACATGATTTGAACCGGGTCGCTTTTATTTTCCCGGATCAGGAAGATTCACTAACATGGCAAACAAACGGAAGATATAAGGGAGATAAGTGGGCTTATCAATGCCTAACATGGCAAACAAACGAGC
This window contains:
- the LOC121757974 gene encoding uncharacterized protein LOC121757974, which gives rise to MLVNYSSLDNSNTTKASDRHYHNFPVWLYQVLVTLLPLHLLLSTSLFLTPNSNFLKRQLPGAANHIFSKLDVIKIKVFGWDRGLRSSSVSPPPHLSDLSHTLTPSKDDRSGIASEKKTPSISRRIKSLVEAPTSSGSVSGGRSRLRM